The Lysinibacillus irui sequence TAAAAGGCATCAGGACATCTTTCACAAATACCAGCCTTTTAATTGGAACGATTTTGTTTTTATAGTTTTTTCTTTACTAAAGGCAATAAACTATAAAACCCAAGTCATCGAATCATATAAATAGTAGTGTTAAGCTAATTTAGTTTAACTTGGTACCTCCCGAATTGTTACTTAGGGGTCACTACAAGGTGGCCCTTAATAGTTCTCTATTGATCTTTCATCTGTTAAATATTTATTTAGTATAAAAACAATGAATGATATGGCTGAAATGAAAACCTAATTTCAATTCATAGCAGTTATCTACATATTGTTTCATAAATTCTTCAGGAAGCTGTGGCGTTTGCTGACGCTGCGGCTTTTTTGTGCATTTTTCTGTGCTATAAATTTGATTCACTTACTTATACGCGATAATTAAACGATACGAACAGTAGCACTTGAGTTCAAACATGAATAAAAACTAAATGACAAGCTATAGAGCAGGAAATAGATGTTTATGTCTTATTCCTTTTTTTGAGTATTTGAATTGATAACGTCCAATTTAAGTTCTTATAAAGATATAGATATTTCTACTATGTAATAAGCCTTGGTATATAAGAACACCTTTGTTTATAAGTTTTCTATTGAAAAAATATCTACTAATTCATCTCTACAATTTTTTTATTTTTTGGAAATATGATTAATACGACCAAGGAAAGTAACAACCTATTACATATTATGAAAAGGTAATCTGCAGATTATAGATCTTTACATTGGAGGGGGTGAAAATTACATGCCATTAACAACTGGACCAATAGAAAATACAGGAAATCAACCAGCTAATGCAACTAGCGTTCGTGTCAAAATTCTCAATCTTACTGGAGGTCAACTTACTGGCGTAGTTCGAGTTTTTAGACTAAACGGTACAAGACACCTTATATCAACAACTCCATTTAGCGTGGGTGCAAACGCTTCTGCTTTTGTAACACCAGGTTTAGGAAATTCGGCTCAATATGAAGTTGAAATTGCTCCTAACCAAACAGGAGGATTATATAGTGTTTACGGACGAACTGCTTCAGGGGTTATCATTACTGCCCAAAGACTTGTGCACTCAGAATTAACAGAAATTCTTTAATTTCCCATCAGATTTTAACAGTTAAAATCATAAAAGCCCTATAGCTTGCTATAGGGCTTTCCTATTCATTCATTTACCTCCGACTTATCCCCTTTCTGTATTGATCAGTAACAAGAAAAAAATCTATCTCCTTATATTTCTTCAAATTTCATATTATACTTTCAATTATTTAAGCTATACAAAAAATCACATTCATTAAAGGTTGAAATCATTTCTTTATAGACATATTACCAATCGCCTTCCAATCTTTATTCATAAAATATTTATATAGGATAAGATGTATTCTCTTGGGGATTTTTTCCTTGTAACAGATACCTATAATTTACAGGGTCCACAACATATTAAAAAGGGAGGTGAGGAAAGATGAAAAAATTGGACCAACAAAAATTTATTTGCCACAGTGAAAATAATCGAGTATTTCGGCACCGTATAAACGCTATTGACATAGATTCCAATGAATCACCTTTAGAGGTTATTCCTGAAGAAGAAGTTATTCTCCCAATAAAAAATAGATATTTCTATAAACTTGCAGATGATATTGCTTTAACAAATGGAGCAATCTTCTAAATTTATTTTCGGATAATAATGGCAATTCATGAACATAATTAAAACACTTTAATCCTCATGGATAGATCAATCTTTACCTTAAAACTGTCACCTAAGAGACACCGGTCAGTATAAAGTAACTTAAGATTCGTTAACCCGAAACCCAATTCATACTGGTACAATCACAACCAGAACTCCATTAGAAAGGTAAATATAGTTTAGCTTTTAGCCTAACACTCCTATTTTGGTGCTAAGGGTTACTTTTATCTGAGTGACCCTTAAGATCTTTGTTTTATTTGTCTAAAAATCAGTTACATCTAATCCCTAATATTTACCGATACTTCACGAATAAATTACTGAAAAATGAATTCTTTATGGAAGGCAATATGACTGATATTTGGATCGTTATCCTTCAATTATAGTACTGCCTCCCTGCCGAAGTATATTTACCTTTTAAGGATGCAAATAAATTATAGAAGTGCCATATTATATATAGGAGGATTTTTAAGTAGTGATGGTGATTGGGATTATGCTTTACACCAACACCACTAATAAAAAGTTATCGATCACTACTTTATGGACAACTATATATCATACAAAAGCCAATTGAACGTATTTTATTATTTCAGGAAACAGGTGAACAGTATACTCGAGAACAACGAGCACAACTATTTGAGCTACTATATGATGCATTTGCGGATGTTGCTAATCATACTGGTGGCGGTCTACAGATGGAGCCCTCTATTAAAGAACAATATTTTGGAGGATTTCAATATAAAGAACGAATATCTTCAATGCTTGAATGCCTACATAGAAGCGAGAACCCCAGAAAAACGTGAGGAAGCCCATTTACAACTGAAGGAACAATATGAAGCCTATCAGATATTTTTAAAAAAGGCGGAAACAAATTAGTTAAACCATTTGAGTAAGGGCTTCGATACACCTGATTAAGTTTCATAAAAAAAACCTATATGTTAACTTAAATAATAATCCGTGTTAACATATTATATATCATTATTTTGGGGGTGTTTTTTTGTCTGGCAAGAATAAATCATTGCTTGGCTCGGTTACTAGTTTGGCTTTACTTACTTTAGGAGGATATCGAATCTTTACAAACAACTTAGAAGCTATGTCCATTCTCGTAGCCTATGTTTTCTTTATTTGCGGACTGATAGGCTTTATTTTTAATGTAATAAAGTTATCTAAAATTCCTAGAACCTAACGTTGTCATATTACAACCTTTCAAATTTAAATCGAGTACCGTTCCCTTTCTTTTTTCTAACAGGCCCAGAAATACTTCATGGGTTTACATATGTTAAGTCTAGAGCACAAAGAAGGGCGGAATGAAATGGATCCACGGTTAGCACAATTGCTTCAAAAAGTAAGTTTATATGGTACGTTAGCGAAATACTATGAACATATTGATCCAGAGAAACATATGTATTTTTACGAACAACATTTTAAGTATGAAACACAACTTGTTCAACTGTATTGGCAACTTCACAGAGAAAATCCATATGCCTATTAATTCAAAAAAGACCAGTAGCTCCTTTTTTTGATATGCTCCCTATTAGGTAGACAGATGAAAAAATAAAATCTGTTTATCTAAGGGGAGTATTTTTTATGGGGCGAAGCAAACATTCACTCGAGTTGAAACTATATATCCTTCAATTGTTCGAAGAAGGTCACTATTCTATCAATGAATTGTGTGAAAGGTTTTCAATAGATCATCAAACTTTTCATAGATGGAAAATGAAATTTGAGGCAGGTGGACGTGAAGGATTACAAGAAGCTACTTCATGTAAGTTCTATTCAAAAGAGTTAAAATTAGCGGCTGTGGAGGACTACATTCAACGAAATTATTCACAGATGGAGGTGTTGGCGAAATACGAGATTAGCAGTACCTCCGTTTTAAAAAGCTGGGTAAAAAAGTATACTAGTCATAGTGAAATAAAAGATTCAGGTAAAGGAATGAGTCAAGCTATGACCGAAGGAAGAAAGACAACTTTTGAAGAACGTATTGAGATTGTCGAGTACTGTTTGAAGCACCAGAAAAATTATCAGTTGGCAGCGCATACCTATGGTGTTTCGTATCAACAGGTATATCAATGGACGAAGAAATTTGAAACGAATGGTGAAGAGGGATTACGTGATCGTCGTGGTCGCACAAAAGATGAAGTCGAATTAACCGTTGAGGAGAAATTGAAATTAGAGATTCAACGTATTGAACGTGAAAATGAACGTTTACGTGCAGAAAATTTATTTTTAAAAAAGTTAGAGGAAATCGAAAGGAGGCATCGTTAAGCCAAATACGTCTACAGCAACGCTATTTAGCGATTCAAGATTTACATCGAGAGGAAGAACTTTCGATTCTTTTACTATGTGAAATAGCTGATGTTTCGCGTGCAGCTTACTATAAGTGGTTAAGTCGCAAGCCTTCTAACAGAGAAGTTGAAAATGAAGCCATTTTAAAGGACATTCATCTCCTTTACCAACAAGTAGATGGTATTTACGGCTATCGTCGTACAACGTTGACAATCAATCGTCAGCGAAAAGAAAATAATCAAACGATGGTTAACGAAAAGCGTATTTATCGTTTAATGCAGATTAGTGGATTGAAGTCTGTTATTCGTAGAAAGCGCAAGCCTTATCGTAAATCCCCAGCACATCATGTGGCGGAGAACGTATTAAATAGAGCATTTACATCGAAAAAGCCCAATGAAAAATGGTGTACAGATGTCACAGAGTTTAAGTATGGAAACGGGAAAAAAGCTTATTTAAGTGCAATTATCGATTTATATGATGGTTCAATTGTGAGTTATGTGTTAGGTCATTCGAATAATAATTCCCTTGTTTTCAAAACAATCAAATCAGCTATTCAATCATTACAATCAGGCGAACAGCCATTAATACATAGTGATCGAGGTTTTCAATATACATCGAAGGAATTTAAGCGAATTGTGGATACAGCCAATATGACACAGAGTATGTCCCGTGTTGGTCGATGTATTGATAACGGACCAATTGAATCATTTTGGGGCACATTGAAGTGTGAGAAGTATTATTTACATAAGTACGATTCATATGAAGAGTTAAAACTAGCGATTGATGAGTATATTCATTTTTATAATTACTATCGTTATCAGAAACGATTAAACGGCTTGAGTCCGTTAGAATTCAGGACTCAAGCCGCTTAATACATTTTTTATTATTTCCACTGTCTACTTGACGGGGTGCAGTTCATTTAGAGAGCCTGGTCTTTGTTTTGCTCAATTTTTCTTTGTTCCTGAAATACCTTTCTTGTCCCTTATATAGTCTATTGGAGCTCGAATAATACTATCGAATAAATCAGTTGGTTTACGTGGTATAGCAGGTGTCATGAAATTAGTGCCTAAAGATTTTAAGCTTAGTAAATGATGGATTAGCCATGCAAGGGCGAGCATTTGTCCAAACAAGCCAAACAGTCCGGCAGATAAGATAAAAATATATCGTACAAATCGACTTGCATTACTCATTAAAAATATAGGGGGAAGAAAGGATAGTAACGCTGATGTAGCTACTAATACAATAAGAATATTACTTAAAAGACCAGCTTGCACTGCAGCTGTTCCAATAACTATACCGCCAACGATACCGATTGTTTGCCCTACCTTTGTCGGCATTCGAGAACCCGCTTCTCGTAAAACTTCAACGATCAGTTCAATAAACAACACTTCTATAAGAGGTGGAAATGGAACTTTACTCCTCGATTCCTGAAGATTTAATAATAATTCATATGGTAAAATTTCCGGATGAAAAGTTAAGGCTGATATATACATCGGCGTAATCATGATTGTAAGGAAAAAGCCAAAAAAGCGTAACATTCTTAATAATGAAGCCGTCGTCCATCGGTTATAATAATCCTCAACCGACACAAACATCTCAAAAAATGATGTTGGACAAACAATCGCAGTTTGGCTATTGTCTAGAAAAACAATAATTCTGCCGTCAATTAAATAGCGACAAACACTATCGGGTCTTACGGTCATGTAATATTGTGGAAATGGTGAAAAAGGATTGTCTTCAATTAGTTGTTTCAAGACTGAGACATCAGTAATTAAAGGATAATCAATTTGATCGATTCGATTTCTTAAATTCTCTAAATTTTTCTCATTGACTATGTTTTCCATATACATAATAGAAATTTTTATATTTGCCTCGGAACCAATGATACGGTTTTCATTTTTTAGCATAGGGCTTTGAATGCGCCTACGCAGTAAAGAAATATTCGTTTCTAACGATTCAGTAAAGGCATCCTGTGGGCCAATAACAGTTGATTCTGTTTCTGTGTTAGCAATTGCCCTGGTCGGTGCACTATAAGTATCAACACTTACCAATCCGTTCGTTTCATGAAAATATAAAAGCGTTTGCCCCGCATTTAATTTTTTGACAGCTTCACTAATTTTCTTTGAATCCACATATTCAGAAATTTGATGTATTTGTTTAATATTATTGGCTAAAGGGATATAAACCATCGTTTGAATGGTCATCTTTTCCACTAAAGAAGAAAAGTAAATAACCGTCACATCTCCTTCTTCAGTAGAAGTCATTTTAAATTTAACATCATCTACTTCGTAAGTTTCCTGTTTTAGTTTAGCAATTATTTGCCAAGCTGCCTCGTCCATCCAAACGATCCCCCTTTGCTCAATTTTCTTTTTAGTTTATCTGGTTCTTCATGTAATTATGCTAAAAAATGAAAGCTATATATATAAATAAAATAAGAAAACCCATTGCCAATTAAGGCAACGGGCTTGAATTACGATGACATTTAAAATTTAACACATCTTACTAAACAATTTCTGAACAAATTTCTCTGAAATAAAAAAGAAAACCACTCTATAACAAGTGGTTTTCTTTCTTCATTCATTTAAGAATTAAAGTTTTACGATGTTAGCAGCTTGAGGTCCGCGTTGGCCTTCTTCTACTGTGAATTCAACTTTTTGGCCTTCTTCAAGTGATTTGAAACCTTCACCTTGGATTGCTGAGAAGTGAGCGAATACGTCTTGTCCGCCTTCTACTTCGATGAAGCCAAAACCTTTTTCTGCATTAAACCATTTTACTGTACCTTGTGTCATAATCAATGACCTCCATTTTAAACTTATTAAATAAAATCATAATACTTTAAAAAAAAACACATACTACAAAAAGTATTAATCAAAAAACGAATACTCTTTGTAATATGTGAATTCATTGTTTGTTTACGCACGATTTTATTAACTTAACTATATAACAAAAAATTATATTTGTCTAGTCCAAACGTAAATTTTTTTAAATTTGGTCTTGGAAACCAATTTGGTTAAAACCTTTGATCTTGTCTAATTAAAGTGATTTACTAAAAATTCACAACATAAAAGGGACATTTTTTTGTATAAGTAGCCTTTTTTTACACAAATTAATAGGGAGTGTATCGCACGCACTTATTTGGTTGTGACGCTAGTTGACCGTCACAGCCTCCCCATTTGTTACTTAGGGTCACTTTAAAGCCCGGTGACCCTAAATTATTTCTTCACCTGTTGAAGCAAAGAAAAAAGCATCTCTTTTAAAGATGCTTATTGAGACAATTCTTCAGATGAAGTTTTTTCAAACTCTAATATATGTCCATCTATTTTTGCTTTTTCTTGTTCCTCGATAAATTCTTCTTTTAGTTCATCAAGTCTGGAATTATGTGTTTTTTGATAACCCGGAAATAGATTGTAATCTACTGGTTTCCCCATAAGTTCACCTCTTATCTCAGTTTTTATTTTATTATAGGGTATATTGATATTTTCTGACAATTGTTTATACTCTTTTTGATTATATGGACTGACAAGACACTACAACTGAAGCCTTATAAATCATTGATAAATATACATAATGGCCTAGGAAAATATTATTTGAATACTATGATTTCATTAAACCTTTATTAATATAAATGTCACTATTAAAATAAAAACACTCATTTGACGTTTCTATAAAATAGGTGTTCAAGATTACCCCTCTCCCCTCCCCATATATGATGAAAAAATCTTAAGAAATCTTCATAAATATTCTCAATAATTATTAATAATTGCCATTTACAATAATGAAGGTCGACAGTCAACACATGTTTTATGTGTGTGGACCATGAACAGAATCAATTAGTTGGGAGCGTTTTATCTTGGGAGTAACAGAAATTATTATTAATATTCGAATTTTAATGTTGCCCGTCATCATTATTATTGGCATTGAGTTTTTGCTTATTGCCCTCTATTATTTCGTTTATTATAAAAAACAACCATCCGAACGAAAAAAACTAAGTATTACTAAAATGATGCTTGGCGCACTCTTCATTGGGTATATCGTATTTGTATGTGAGCTAACGATTATTGGACGTGGTTCTTCTCATTTCCTAGAGATGAATCTTCAACCATTCAGTGGTTATATCGATGCCTGGAAAAAATACTCGTTACGTGATCTTCAAAATTGTATTTTTAATATATTAATGTTTGTGCCGCTTGGGATTTTCTTACCCTTACTTTTCTCTAAATTTAAAGCTTTTAAGAGGCTTTTCCTTGTAGTCGTATGTGCTACACTTTCAATTGAAACATACCAAACACTTACAGGAGCAGGGATTTTCGAGCTTGATGACTTATTCAACAACTCACTTGGTGGGGTTATCGGATACCAATTATACAGACTAGGGGCTTCTATTGTTCATCACAAAAAAGTAAAAATAAAAAGTCTTGTTGGAACTTTGGCTATCCCTCTTATCATGGGATTGATTTTTATTGGGATGTCATTGGTATATGCTCAACAAGAATTTGGACATCTGCCAATAAACGCTTATACAAAATCCAATATGTCAGGTGTTCATGTATCTACTTCATTGCAATTAGACTCAAACCCTACTGTTGCGCCCGTTTATAAAAAAATTATTTATAATGAAGAAGTTGAAACATTGTTGCAAGATAAATTAGGGTTATCGGAGTTGAGTGCAAAGAATTATAAAGACGACCGAG is a genomic window containing:
- a CDS encoding ATPase, translated to MPLTTGPIENTGNQPANATSVRVKILNLTGGQLTGVVRVFRLNGTRHLISTTPFSVGANASAFVTPGLGNSAQYEVEIAPNQTGGLYSVYGRTASGVIITAQRLVHSELTEIL
- a CDS encoding IS3 family transposase (programmed frameshift); protein product: MGRSKHSLELKLYILQLFEEGHYSINELCERFSIDHQTFHRWKMKFEAGGREGLQEATSCKFYSKELKLAAVEDYIQRNYSQMEVLAKYEISSTSVLKSWVKKYTSHSEIKDSGKGMSQAMTEGRKTTFEERIEIVEYCLKHQKNYQLAAHTYGVSYQQVYQWTKKFETNGEEGLRDRRGRTKDEVELTVEEKLKLEIQRIERENERLRAENLFFKKVRGNRKEASLSQIRLQQRYLAIQDLHREEELSILLLCEIADVSRAAYYKWLSRKPSNREVENEAILKDIHLLYQQVDGIYGYRRTTLTINRQRKENNQTMVNEKRIYRLMQISGLKSVIRRKRKPYRKSPAHHVAENVLNRAFTSKKPNEKWCTDVTEFKYGNGKKAYLSAIIDLYDGSIVSYVLGHSNNNSLVFKTIKSAIQSLQSGEQPLIHSDRGFQYTSKEFKRIVDTANMTQSMSRVGRCIDNGPIESFWGTLKCEKYYLHKYDSYEELKLAIDEYIHFYNYYRYQKRLNGLSPLEFRTQAA
- a CDS encoding spore germination protein → MDEAAWQIIAKLKQETYEVDDVKFKMTSTEEGDVTVIYFSSLVEKMTIQTMVYIPLANNIKQIHQISEYVDSKKISEAVKKLNAGQTLLYFHETNGLVSVDTYSAPTRAIANTETESTVIGPQDAFTESLETNISLLRRRIQSPMLKNENRIIGSEANIKISIMYMENIVNEKNLENLRNRIDQIDYPLITDVSVLKQLIEDNPFSPFPQYYMTVRPDSVCRYLIDGRIIVFLDNSQTAIVCPTSFFEMFVSVEDYYNRWTTASLLRMLRFFGFFLTIMITPMYISALTFHPEILPYELLLNLQESRSKVPFPPLIEVLFIELIVEVLREAGSRMPTKVGQTIGIVGGIVIGTAAVQAGLLSNILIVLVATSALLSFLPPIFLMSNASRFVRYIFILSAGLFGLFGQMLALAWLIHHLLSLKSLGTNFMTPAIPRKPTDLFDSIIRAPIDYIRDKKGISGTKKN
- a CDS encoding cold-shock protein, giving the protein MTQGTVKWFNAEKGFGFIEVEGGQDVFAHFSAIQGEGFKSLEEGQKVEFTVEEGQRGPQAANIVKL
- a CDS encoding VanZ family protein; the protein is MGVTEIIINIRILMLPVIIIIGIEFLLIALYYFVYYKKQPSERKKLSITKMMLGALFIGYIVFVCELTIIGRGSSHFLEMNLQPFSGYIDAWKKYSLRDLQNCIFNILMFVPLGIFLPLLFSKFKAFKRLFLVVVCATLSIETYQTLTGAGIFELDDLFNNSLGGVIGYQLYRLGASIVHHKKVKIKSLVGTLAIPLIMGLIFIGMSLVYAQQEFGHLPINAYTKSNMSGVHVSTSLQLDSNPTVAPVYKKIIYNEEVETLLQDKLGLSELSAKNYKDDREILLQDKAGMQYTLFISSMGNWSLTANNYSQQATSTGQEHLIDKAKALMDELSILPQEAEFSVLENGEFEWNLPDRPDLNVDYWYGDVVLDLTQDGRAYSLAYNVQRNQFTREVDILSPAEVYEQIKNGEFPQIKYNALVTEEELVLKKDDQLEIELIELTYMYDTKGFYQPVYNVSGTLNGNNWFTLIQARK